A stretch of DNA from Longimicrobiaceae bacterium:
GGCTCGGGCTGTGGGCCCCCGTGCCCTGGCCCCACGGCTGGCGGGCCGCGCCGTCCAACGATCCGAAGGCCGCGGGCACCCGGCCGACGGATTTCGCGAAGGACCTGGCGAGGGCGGTCGAGGGGCTGGAGGGGATCGCCGCGGCCGCTCCGGGGAGCCTGGTTCCCGCGCACGGGTTCTTCGGGACGATGTCGGTGCGCGACTGGCAGCGCTGGGCCTACCGGCACACGGAACACCACCTGCGGCAGTTCGGCGTCTGAGCGTACCTGCTGAAACTCCGCGGCCGGGCTCCCCGTATCCTCCCAACGCGGCGCCACGGCTGGCGCCGCGCCCCTTCACACCCCCGGGCCAACGCACTCCCATGCCCCTGCCGGACATCGCGGTGCTGCTCGCAATCGCCCTCGGCACCCCCGCCCTCGGCGCTCTCCTCTGGCGGCGCGGCGTGCGCGGCCGGCGGTTCTTCACCGCGATGTGGGTGGGCTTCTACGGGCTGGTCCTCACGGTGATGATGACGGCCCACTGCCTGGACGTGCTCTCCCGCCTGTACGTCGGGCGCGGATACGACGGCGCCGCCTTCCCGTACGACTTCCGCGCCTACGCGCTCCTGCTCCTGGGTGCCCTGGTCGTCGGCTGCGGAGCCCGGGTGCTGCGGGCGGGGCTCGGTCTGGGCAGCGCGGATCCCGCATCCCGCCGAGAGGGGATCCGCGTGACCGTGGCCGTGCTCGCCGTCGTGGCCCCGCTGATCCCGATCCACTCCTTCTTCGCGATCCCGCTCACCGTGCTCGGGGTGCTCACCCTGGCGGTGCTGCTGTGGGCGGCCCCGAAGCCGGCGGAACGGGTGCTCGCGCCGCCGCTCCCGGAGCCGCGTCCCGTACCGGAGCCCGTCGGCGTCTGACGCCGGCGGGCGGCGGCCGTCGCCACGAAGGCCCATCACCCCCACTCGTCGTCCGCGTACGCCTTCTCCTCCTCGTCGGCCACGATGCGGCGGAGCGCTTCCTCGAAGGTGGCACGCTCGTCCATGGCGTGCGCCTGCGCCTCGATCCACACGCCGCGCAGCACCACCTCCAGCAGCGACACCGCCTGTCCCTCGCGCGTGCGCCGCAGCTCCGCGGCGCGGCGGGCCAGGGGGAGCAGCTCGTCCGGGATGTCCGCTTCGGGCGGGAGGTAGGCGGCGCCCGCGGTCTCCGGGGTGCGCCCGTCGCCCACCGCCTGCTTCGGGGGCGGCGCGGGGGCGAACATCGCCGGGTCGCCGGAGATCCGCACCGCGATCGTCCCCGGCCCGAAGGGCTGCCACCACTGCACCAGCTTCCCCGTCAGCTCCCGCAGCAGTCCTTCCACCGCCAGCCGCACCGGGCTCTTGCGCGCCGCCTCCGTCCTCCGCCCCCGCTCCAGCACCAGCAGCAGCTCCGTGCCCGGGTGCTCGTGCGCATGCATCTGGATCCAGCGGAGCACGCGGTCGCGCGCGGTGGCCGGCCCCTCGCCCTGGAGGTCCAGCCGCCGCGTGGGCGGGTAGTGCCGTGCCTCGTACTCGCGGAACAGTTCGTTGAGGTTTGCCAACGGAGCCTCCGGTTCTGGACGCGAGGGCGCCCGCGGCCACCCACGCGGCGCCGCGGCCATCTAACCCGCCGCGGGAACACGCCTTGCAGGGTTCGGGCCCCCGGTAGGCGCGGGCCGCGCCGCGCGCCGGAAGGGACCTGCAACCACACGGACACGCCATGGCACGCTACGACCGCAACTACGACTACGGCCTCCGGGGCTACCGCGAGACGACCTGGCCCACCGGGCCGGGCGCCCGGCCCCGTGCATGGGGCAACCAGGACTTCGCGTATCCCCGCGCCGCGCCGGGCGGGTACTCCAACCGGGTGACCGCCAGCTACAACCGGGACTACACCTACGACCGCCCGTACCGCGGAACCGAGCGCAACTACAACCCGTACGGCGGCGACCGCATCGGCCGGATCGGCGACAACCAGGACTACCTGCACCGCTACAACACCATCGGCGGGACCCACACCTCGCGCGGCGGCTACCGGCCGTTCCCGGAGGTGCCGCGCGATCCGCTGGAGGACAACATGCGGTTCGGCTACGACTGGGACCTCCGCACCCGCCGCAACTTCTAGCTGCCCGGGGACGGAAAGACCCCCTCACCCGGCGCTCCTCGACCCTCTCCCCGCAAGGGGGAGAGGGTCGAGGAGCCCCTTTGTCGTGCT
This window harbors:
- a CDS encoding DinB family protein, producing the protein MKTVADPRVLRSLVERLGRLRSDSERRWGTLTAHEMLCHLGDTTAMVLGTRPKHPPSPVRQRRLVRWLGLWAPVPWPHGWRAAPSNDPKAAGTRPTDFAKDLARAVEGLEGIAAAAPGSLVPAHGFFGTMSVRDWQRWAYRHTEHHLRQFGV